The following proteins come from a genomic window of Rhodovastum atsumiense:
- a CDS encoding phage portal protein, whose protein sequence is MAHALYDAIDATAAGRLAHISQGSLDPISADAALSDSLRNLVSGLGTERDKATHGRFANEWLDKFQLDAMYQSDWLAGKIIDAPADDMTREWRTWNGPARAVAAVDDAEEDLRVRERVNHVLKLARLYGGAGIYIGVGEDADPAKELDVASIQRGDIRYLHVLSRYELWAGNIDRDPVSPYFGEPEYYMMSSPTAGGVRIHPSRVVRFLGQARLELSRQVDGWGLPVLQRLYDAIRDAVASNQGLAAMVQEAKVDVIKVKGLTQNAVDEGWRRRTLARFSLANQAKSLVGAMLLDAEEAWEQKKLSLADMPKVISTFLEIASGAADMPVSRLLGTAPGGLNSTGEADIRHYYDSISARQRTELSPGLRRLDEAIKRHAGVGKRSVSYTWNSLWQMTDAERADIGLKNAQRTQVVRQTGLVPVRALAQAERSRLVQSGEFPALEDALQQSEARRDPDFTMPSASAQAPSEPRPSPRPIEAGDAAGRPRTLYVSRPVLNAADIIAWARSHGFASTLEADDLHVTVAFSRKPLDWAAVGSDWETVSVAPGGKRQVKALGDKGAVVLRFDSGALTERWRQIIAAGASWDHDGFQPHVTITYAGGDVDPASVQPYDGPLVLGAERFAEVNEDWLARVREEPAGS, encoded by the coding sequence CAAGTTCCAGCTGGACGCGATGTATCAGTCCGACTGGCTGGCCGGGAAAATCATCGACGCCCCTGCCGACGACATGACGCGCGAATGGCGGACATGGAACGGTCCAGCGAGGGCCGTGGCTGCCGTCGATGACGCCGAGGAGGACTTGCGCGTCAGGGAGCGGGTCAACCACGTGCTCAAGCTGGCCCGCCTCTACGGCGGCGCCGGAATCTACATCGGCGTCGGCGAGGATGCCGATCCGGCCAAGGAGCTCGATGTCGCCTCCATCCAGCGCGGAGACATCAGGTATCTGCATGTCCTGAGCCGCTACGAACTCTGGGCGGGCAACATCGACCGCGATCCGGTGTCCCCGTACTTCGGCGAGCCTGAGTACTACATGATGTCGTCACCGACCGCAGGGGGCGTGCGGATACATCCCTCGAGGGTGGTTCGCTTCCTCGGTCAGGCCCGCCTTGAGCTGAGCAGGCAGGTCGACGGCTGGGGGCTTCCGGTCCTCCAGCGCCTCTACGACGCCATTCGCGACGCCGTGGCATCCAACCAGGGTCTCGCGGCCATGGTGCAGGAGGCCAAGGTCGACGTCATCAAGGTCAAGGGACTGACGCAGAACGCGGTCGACGAGGGTTGGAGGCGCCGGACGCTGGCGCGGTTCTCCCTTGCGAACCAGGCCAAGAGCCTGGTCGGAGCGATGCTCCTCGATGCCGAGGAAGCATGGGAACAGAAGAAGCTGTCCCTGGCCGACATGCCCAAGGTCATCTCCACCTTCCTGGAGATCGCTTCTGGCGCGGCCGACATGCCGGTATCCCGCCTGCTCGGAACCGCTCCTGGCGGCCTGAACAGCACGGGCGAAGCCGACATCCGCCACTACTACGATTCCATATCCGCGAGGCAGCGAACCGAGCTGTCGCCTGGCCTGCGCAGGCTGGACGAGGCCATCAAGCGGCACGCGGGGGTCGGCAAGCGGTCCGTCTCCTATACGTGGAATTCGCTGTGGCAGATGACCGACGCCGAGCGCGCGGACATCGGGCTCAAGAACGCGCAGCGCACGCAGGTCGTCCGGCAGACCGGCCTTGTCCCCGTTCGGGCACTGGCACAGGCCGAGCGCTCGCGCCTCGTGCAATCAGGGGAATTCCCCGCCCTCGAGGACGCGCTGCAGCAGTCCGAGGCTCGTCGCGATCCCGACTTCACGATGCCCTCTGCAAGCGCCCAGGCCCCCTCGGAACCGAGGCCGTCTCCAAGGCCGATCGAGGCCGGAGACGCCGCAGGCCGCCCGAGGACGCTCTATGTCAGCCGCCCCGTGCTTAACGCCGCCGACATCATCGCATGGGCCCGGTCCCATGGGTTTGCCTCGACGCTTGAGGCCGACGACCTGCATGTAACGGTCGCATTCTCCCGCAAGCCACTGGATTGGGCGGCGGTCGGGAGCGACTGGGAGACCGTCTCCGTGGCACCGGGCGGCAAGCGCCAGGTGAAAGCGCTCGGAGACAAGGGGGCGGTCGTTCTTCGGTTCGACAGCGGCGCGCTGACGGAGCGCTGGCGGCAGATCATCGCCGCCGGGGCCTCGTGGGACCACGACGGCTTCCAGCCGCACGTGACCATCACCTACGCAGGCGGCGACGTCGATCCGGCCTCCGTGCAGCCATACGACGGCCCACTCGTCCTTGGGGCCGAGCGGTTCGCGGAGGTCAACGAGGACTGGCTGGCCAGAGTCCGCGAAGAGCCGGCTGGCTCGTAG
- a CDS encoding DUF2184 domain-containing protein, giving the protein MNQNIADLQVSLMQDSQRALAFLIPQLATIEREVYRIRYPHIRYHELIPVVTEGNEWAPSVTYFSLDGVGTAQWINGKARDIPHTDLKRDIFQAPVNMAGIGYRYNLEEIAQAAVLGISLNSEKASVARRISEEFIDQAALFGDAEKGYTGLLNCPLVTASPASAVGTQNGAVAGSAASILWANKTPDQIMADLRNLFVGIFQGTQTVELPDTCLLPVLAYQMIAAVRVSELAQMTILEWFQKHNPYTAETGRPLTIRQVRGLDTAGAGGTGRIVAYRKAPDVVKLHMPMPHRFLPVWQVGPMEFEIPGVFRFGGTDVRLPKAIGYLDGVC; this is encoded by the coding sequence ATGAACCAGAACATCGCGGACCTCCAGGTCTCGCTGATGCAGGACAGCCAGCGCGCGCTGGCGTTCCTGATCCCGCAGCTCGCGACCATCGAGCGCGAGGTCTACCGGATCCGCTATCCGCACATCCGTTACCACGAGCTCATCCCCGTGGTCACGGAAGGCAACGAGTGGGCGCCGAGCGTCACCTACTTCAGCCTCGACGGCGTCGGCACCGCGCAGTGGATCAACGGGAAGGCGCGCGATATCCCGCACACCGACCTCAAGCGCGACATCTTCCAGGCTCCCGTCAACATGGCGGGCATCGGCTACAGGTACAACCTCGAGGAAATCGCTCAGGCCGCCGTGCTTGGAATCTCGCTCAACAGCGAGAAGGCGAGCGTGGCCCGCCGGATTTCCGAGGAGTTCATCGACCAGGCGGCGCTGTTCGGCGATGCCGAGAAGGGCTACACCGGGCTGCTCAACTGCCCGCTGGTCACCGCCAGCCCGGCCTCTGCCGTCGGCACGCAGAACGGGGCGGTTGCGGGCAGCGCGGCGAGCATCCTGTGGGCGAACAAGACGCCCGACCAGATCATGGCGGACCTCCGCAATCTGTTCGTCGGCATCTTCCAGGGGACGCAGACCGTCGAGCTGCCGGATACCTGCCTGCTCCCGGTGCTGGCATACCAGATGATCGCCGCGGTCCGTGTTTCGGAACTCGCCCAGATGACCATCCTGGAGTGGTTCCAGAAGCACAACCCTTACACCGCGGAGACCGGGCGCCCGCTGACCATCCGGCAGGTGCGCGGGCTGGACACGGCGGGCGCGGGCGGCACGGGGCGGATCGTCGCCTACCGGAAGGCCCCGGACGTGGTGAAGCTTCACATGCCGATGCCGCACCGCTTCCTGCCCGTCTGGCAGGTGGGCCCCATGGAGTTCGAGATTCCGGGCGTCTTCCGCTTCGGCGGCACGGACGTTCGCCTGCCCAAGGCCATCGGGTATCTCGACGGCGTGTGCTGA
- a CDS encoding DUF2213 domain-containing protein produces MDFVDSVELAGTRVTRDGYLVADVRVARRGIQVYAGREVGCPELATVRVLRPADEVFSADSMASAAYRPVTVEHPPGMVDARNWKAVTVGFTGGEVARDGDFLRVPLLVADADAIADVRDGKRELSAGYTAKIVFEPGETPEGEAFDARLADIALNHVAIVDAGRAGPQCRIGDASPTAVLQHHKEEPKMDLLTILVDGASIQTTADGAKAVEALTAALRDAKTRADKAEGDIAALAARHGSAIEAKDGEMAALAAAHKAAIEAKDGEIAALAARIPDVAAFDAAIAARSALIDSARKLLGSDYAFAGKTEADIRRAAVAKRLGDKAVDGRSDDYVVAAFDTLVASAAAAPPDPVRDAIRTQAPVTVGDSIQGRADAYREYVEYLKSAHKAQETN; encoded by the coding sequence ATGGACTTTGTTGATAGCGTGGAACTCGCGGGAACCCGCGTGACCAGGGACGGCTACCTTGTCGCGGATGTCCGCGTCGCAAGGCGAGGCATCCAGGTTTACGCTGGCAGGGAGGTCGGGTGCCCCGAACTCGCCACGGTCCGCGTCCTCCGCCCGGCCGACGAGGTTTTCTCGGCTGACTCCATGGCGAGCGCGGCCTACCGCCCGGTGACGGTCGAACATCCGCCAGGAATGGTCGACGCAAGGAACTGGAAGGCCGTCACTGTCGGCTTCACGGGTGGTGAGGTGGCGCGTGACGGCGATTTCCTTCGGGTGCCGTTGCTCGTCGCCGACGCGGACGCCATCGCCGATGTGCGCGACGGCAAGCGGGAGCTCTCCGCAGGCTACACGGCAAAGATCGTCTTCGAACCTGGCGAGACGCCTGAGGGCGAGGCGTTCGACGCCCGTCTCGCAGACATCGCGCTCAACCATGTCGCAATCGTCGACGCAGGCCGGGCGGGTCCGCAGTGCCGCATCGGCGACGCCTCGCCAACTGCGGTCCTTCAGCACCACAAAGAGGAACCCAAGATGGATCTGCTGACCATCCTGGTGGACGGCGCGTCCATCCAGACCACTGCCGACGGCGCAAAGGCCGTCGAGGCGCTCACGGCGGCGCTCCGCGACGCCAAGACCAGGGCCGACAAGGCCGAGGGCGACATTGCCGCGCTCGCCGCAAGACACGGCTCCGCCATCGAAGCCAAGGATGGCGAAATGGCGGCGCTGGCCGCCGCGCACAAGGCGGCCATCGAAGCCAAGGACGGCGAGATCGCTGCCCTGGCGGCCCGCATCCCGGATGTCGCCGCGTTCGACGCGGCCATCGCAGCGCGCTCGGCACTCATCGACAGCGCCAGGAAGCTGCTCGGGAGCGACTACGCCTTCGCGGGCAAGACCGAGGCCGACATCCGGCGGGCCGCTGTCGCGAAGCGCCTCGGCGACAAGGCGGTCGATGGGCGATCTGACGACTATGTGGTGGCCGCCTTCGACACGCTGGTTGCATCCGCCGCCGCCGCGCCCCCCGACCCGGTGCGCGATGCCATCCGCACACAGGCGCCTGTGACCGTGGGCGACTCCATCCAGGGGCGCGCCGACGCGTACCGCGAGTACGTCGAGTACCTCAAGAGCGCCCACAAGGCCCAGGAGACGAACTAA
- a CDS encoding structural cement protein Gp24, with the protein MPAVQTAYQGQHAAAFAGLVADSGSTVVISRVVESPNGMQFGAVALQGVADNGILDVGDVNAGAFRGITVVDPLVRPVNNDAYGLGDTAAVLVKGVVWVTVAAAVTAGQPVYYSSTGALTNVAASDTAIPNAIFDSSAAAGGLAKVRLN; encoded by the coding sequence ATGCCTGCCGTCCAGACCGCCTACCAGGGCCAGCACGCTGCGGCGTTCGCGGGCCTCGTTGCCGATTCCGGCAGCACCGTCGTCATCTCCCGCGTCGTCGAGAGCCCGAACGGAATGCAGTTCGGCGCTGTTGCGCTGCAGGGCGTCGCCGACAACGGCATCCTTGACGTCGGCGACGTGAACGCCGGGGCCTTCCGAGGCATCACCGTCGTCGACCCGCTTGTGCGCCCGGTGAACAACGACGCTTACGGGCTCGGCGACACGGCCGCCGTCCTCGTCAAGGGCGTCGTGTGGGTTACGGTCGCCGCGGCGGTCACCGCCGGGCAGCCCGTCTACTACTCGTCCACCGGCGCCCTCACCAACGTGGCGGCATCCGACACGGCCATCCCCAATGCCATCTTCGACAGCTCCGCCGCCGCCGGCGGCTTGGCGAAGGTCCGGCTGAACTAA